A section of the Stenotrophomonas acidaminiphila genome encodes:
- a CDS encoding endopeptidase La: MAQSQTEVLDLPVLPLRDVVVFPHMVIPLFVGRDKSMQALERAMEADKRILLVAQKSAETDDPTAADLYTVGTLAQVLQLLKLPDGTIKVLVEGLARVAVDRIREQDGALQGAGTELESDEAREPREIEAIARSLMSLFEQYVKTNRKLPPELLQTLNGIEEPSRLADTIAAHIGVRLADKQKLLETLQVGDRLEMLVGLVDGEIDVQQLEKRIRGRVKSQMEKSQREYYLNEQMKAIQKELGDLDDAPGELDELARKIAEAGMPKAVETKAKNELNKLKQMSPMSAEAAVVRNYLEWLLGVPWKKRTKVRKDLKVAQDTLDADHYGLDKVKDRILEYLAVQSRVKQMKGPILCLVGPPGVGKTSLGQSIAKATNRKFVRMSLGGVRDEAEIRGHRRTYVGSMPGRIVQNLNKVGSKNPLFVLDEIDKMSMDFRGDPSSALLEVLDPEQNNAFNDHYLEVDLDLSEVMFVATSNSLNIPGPLLDRMEVIRIPGYTEDEKLNIATRYLVPKQLKANGLQPEELAIEEGAIRDIVRYYTRESGVRNLEREIAKICRKVVKEIALAGPQPARKAARKATKKPKALVVVDAANLDRYLGVRRFDFGRAEEENEVGLVTGLAWTEVGGDLLQIESTLIPGKGAVTLTGQLGNVMKESATAALSVVRARAQALGIDVDFLQKHDVHLHVPDGATPKDGPSAGIAMVTSLVSTLTRVPVKADVAMTGEITLRGRVTAIGGLKEKLLAALRGGIRTVIIPEENRKDLADIPANVTRDLDIIPVKWIDEVLDIALEAPLAPKKARKNGQRVAVRGRAKAAPTARVKH, encoded by the coding sequence ATGGCCCAGTCCCAAACCGAAGTCCTCGACCTGCCGGTCCTGCCGCTGCGCGACGTGGTGGTGTTCCCGCACATGGTCATCCCGCTGTTCGTCGGGCGCGACAAGTCCATGCAGGCGCTGGAGCGGGCGATGGAAGCGGACAAGCGCATCCTGCTGGTCGCGCAGAAGTCGGCCGAGACCGACGACCCCACCGCCGCCGACCTGTACACCGTCGGTACCCTGGCGCAGGTGCTGCAACTGCTGAAGCTGCCCGACGGCACCATCAAGGTGCTGGTCGAGGGCCTGGCGCGGGTCGCCGTGGACAGGATCCGCGAGCAGGATGGCGCGCTGCAGGGCGCCGGCACCGAGCTGGAATCGGACGAAGCGCGCGAGCCGCGTGAGATCGAGGCGATCGCGCGTTCGCTGATGTCGCTGTTCGAGCAGTACGTCAAGACCAACCGCAAGCTGCCGCCGGAGCTGCTGCAGACCCTGAACGGCATCGAGGAGCCGTCGCGCCTGGCCGACACCATCGCCGCCCACATCGGCGTGCGCCTGGCCGACAAGCAGAAGCTGCTGGAGACGCTGCAGGTCGGCGACCGGCTGGAAATGCTGGTCGGCCTGGTCGACGGCGAGATCGACGTGCAGCAGCTGGAGAAGCGCATCCGCGGGCGGGTCAAGTCGCAGATGGAGAAGAGCCAGCGCGAGTACTACCTCAACGAGCAGATGAAGGCCATCCAGAAGGAGCTGGGCGACTTGGACGACGCGCCGGGCGAACTGGACGAACTGGCGCGCAAGATCGCCGAGGCCGGCATGCCCAAGGCGGTCGAGACCAAGGCGAAGAACGAGCTCAACAAGCTCAAGCAGATGTCGCCGATGTCGGCCGAGGCCGCGGTCGTGCGCAACTACCTGGAGTGGCTGCTGGGCGTGCCGTGGAAGAAGCGCACCAAGGTGCGCAAGGACCTCAAGGTCGCCCAGGACACGCTCGACGCCGATCATTACGGCCTGGACAAGGTCAAGGACCGCATCCTCGAATACCTGGCGGTGCAGTCGCGGGTGAAGCAGATGAAGGGCCCGATCCTGTGCTTGGTCGGGCCGCCGGGCGTGGGCAAGACCTCGCTGGGCCAGTCCATCGCCAAGGCCACCAACCGCAAGTTCGTGCGCATGAGCCTGGGCGGCGTGCGCGACGAGGCCGAGATCCGCGGCCATCGCCGCACCTACGTCGGCTCGATGCCGGGCCGCATCGTGCAGAACCTCAACAAGGTCGGCAGCAAGAATCCGCTGTTCGTGCTCGACGAGATCGACAAGATGTCGATGGACTTCCGCGGCGACCCGTCCTCGGCGCTGCTGGAAGTGCTCGACCCGGAGCAGAACAACGCGTTCAACGACCACTACCTTGAAGTGGACCTGGACCTGTCCGAAGTGATGTTCGTGGCGACCTCCAACTCGCTCAACATCCCCGGCCCGCTGCTGGACCGCATGGAAGTGATCCGCATCCCGGGCTATACCGAGGACGAGAAGCTCAACATCGCCACCCGCTACCTGGTGCCCAAGCAGCTCAAGGCCAATGGCCTGCAGCCGGAGGAGCTGGCCATCGAGGAGGGCGCGATCCGCGACATCGTGCGCTACTACACGCGCGAGTCCGGCGTGCGCAACCTCGAGCGCGAAATCGCCAAGATCTGCCGCAAGGTGGTCAAGGAGATCGCGCTCGCCGGCCCGCAGCCGGCCAGGAAGGCGGCCAGGAAGGCCACGAAGAAGCCCAAGGCGCTGGTGGTGGTCGATGCCGCCAACCTGGACAGGTATCTGGGCGTGCGCCGCTTCGACTTCGGCCGTGCCGAGGAAGAGAACGAAGTGGGCCTGGTGACCGGCCTGGCCTGGACCGAGGTCGGCGGCGACCTGCTGCAGATCGAATCGACGCTGATCCCGGGCAAGGGCGCGGTGACGCTGACCGGCCAGCTGGGCAACGTGATGAAGGAATCGGCGACGGCGGCGCTGTCGGTGGTACGCGCCCGCGCGCAGGCGCTGGGCATCGACGTGGACTTCCTGCAGAAGCACGACGTGCACCTGCACGTGCCCGATGGCGCCACCCCCAAGGATGGCCCCAGTGCCGGCATCGCCATGGTCACCTCGCTGGTGTCGACCCTGACCCGGGTACCGGTCAAGGCCGATGTCGCCATGACCGGCGAGATCACCCTGCGTGGTCGCGTCACCGCCATCGGCGGTCTGAAGGAGAAGCTGCTGGCCGCGCTGCGCGGTGGCATCCGCACCGTGATCATCCCGGAGGAGAACCGCAAGGACCTGGCCGACATCCCGGCCAACGTCACCCGCGACCTGGACATCATCCCGGTGAAGTGGATCGATGAGGTGCTGGACATCGCGCTGGAGGCGCCGCTGGCACCAAAGAAGGCGCGCAAGAACGGCCAGCGGGTGGCGGTGCGGGGGCGGGCGAAGGCAGCTCCGACCGCGCGCGTCAAGCACTGA
- a CDS encoding DNA-binding protein HU (histone-like DNA-binding protein), translated as MNKTELIDGVAAAADLSKAEAGRAVDAVVAEITKALKKGDAVTLVGFGTFQVRERAERTGRNPKTGDTIKIAASKNPAFKAGKALKDAVN; from the coding sequence ATGAACAAGACCGAATTGATCGACGGCGTTGCCGCTGCTGCTGACCTCTCCAAGGCCGAAGCCGGCCGTGCGGTCGATGCCGTCGTCGCCGAGATCACCAAGGCGCTGAAGAAGGGCGATGCCGTGACGCTGGTGGGTTTCGGTACCTTCCAGGTCCGCGAGCGCGCCGAGCGCACCGGTCGCAACCCGAAGACCGGCGACACCATCAAGATCGCCGCTTCGAAAAATCCTGCCTTCAAGGCTGGTAAAGCCCTGAAGGACGCTGTAAACTAA
- a CDS encoding peptidylprolyl isomerase, which yields MLQKLRDKTSGWIVTVILGLLMIPFLFVIDNSYLGGVGAQNVAKVSAPPSWWRSAPSWWPMSFLWNHHEISVEDFRTRFEQARMEARQQQGDNFDPREFETTENKLAVLDQLIDEQVVRLAAEDARIVIGDEAVRNYIAAIPQFQRDGKFDPEQYRLVLAQSQPPRTPAMFDQVVRTSLQQSIIPTALAQSGFATKGESERLLKLLGETRDVEFAMLPAPEADTAAVDDAQIKQWYETHTRDFMQPESVSIEYVELDAARMPAATPADEAALRRRYEEEKARFVKPEQRLASHILVSAGSDAAAQKAAEAKAAKLAAEARQPGADFAALAKANSDDPGSKAEGGDLGWVEHGVMVKPFEDALFAMQPGEISGPVKTEFGYHVLKLREVKGGEGRPFEEVRDQLAAEQLQADTERAFNELGGRLVDLVYKNPTVLESAAKEVGLPVQTLGPFTRATASGIAANPAVLRAAFSDALKEDGTVSDPIELGPNHNVMIRVTAHTPEQAIPLAQAREKVIAAVRAHRTEEAAKKAADALLAKLQAGQTLQALAEGEKLQLLPMPGLPRSAPMPTAAANRAVFSVVPPSEGKPSYGKVELDDGRYAVFAVTKVTPGDLKEVPEPQLAMLKQQLSQIDGAAAAKAFVDGLRKRFKVQVQESQL from the coding sequence ATGCTGCAGAAACTCCGCGACAAGACCTCGGGCTGGATCGTGACCGTGATCCTGGGGCTGCTGATGATTCCGTTCCTGTTCGTGATCGACAACAGCTATCTGGGCGGTGTCGGTGCGCAGAACGTCGCCAAGGTATCGGCACCGCCGTCGTGGTGGCGCTCGGCACCGTCGTGGTGGCCGATGTCGTTCCTGTGGAACCACCATGAGATCAGCGTCGAGGATTTCCGCACGCGCTTCGAGCAGGCGCGCATGGAGGCCCGCCAGCAGCAGGGTGACAACTTCGATCCGCGCGAGTTCGAGACCACCGAGAACAAGCTGGCCGTGCTCGACCAGCTGATCGACGAGCAGGTGGTGCGGCTGGCCGCCGAAGACGCGCGGATCGTCATCGGCGACGAGGCGGTGCGCAATTACATCGCCGCGATCCCGCAGTTCCAGCGCGACGGCAAGTTCGACCCCGAGCAGTACCGCCTGGTGCTGGCGCAGAGCCAGCCGCCGCGCACCCCGGCGATGTTCGACCAGGTGGTGCGCACCAGCCTGCAGCAGTCGATCATCCCGACCGCGCTGGCGCAGTCGGGCTTCGCCACCAAGGGCGAGAGCGAGCGCCTGCTGAAGCTGCTGGGCGAGACGCGCGACGTGGAGTTCGCCATGCTGCCCGCGCCGGAGGCCGACACCGCGGCGGTGGACGACGCGCAGATCAAGCAGTGGTACGAAACCCACACCCGCGACTTCATGCAGCCCGAGAGCGTGTCCATCGAGTACGTCGAGCTGGACGCCGCGCGCATGCCGGCCGCCACGCCCGCGGACGAGGCGGCCCTGCGCCGCCGCTATGAGGAAGAGAAGGCCCGCTTCGTCAAGCCGGAGCAGCGCCTGGCCTCGCACATCCTGGTCAGCGCCGGCAGCGACGCCGCCGCGCAGAAGGCCGCCGAAGCCAAGGCCGCCAAGCTGGCCGCCGAGGCCAGGCAGCCGGGCGCCGACTTCGCCGCGCTGGCCAAGGCCAATTCCGACGATCCGGGTTCCAAGGCCGAAGGCGGCGACCTGGGCTGGGTCGAACACGGCGTGATGGTCAAGCCGTTCGAGGATGCGCTGTTCGCGATGCAGCCGGGTGAGATCAGTGGCCCGGTGAAGACCGAGTTCGGTTACCACGTGCTGAAGCTGCGCGAGGTCAAGGGCGGCGAAGGACGTCCGTTCGAGGAAGTGCGCGACCAGCTGGCGGCCGAACAGCTGCAGGCCGATACCGAGCGCGCGTTCAACGAACTCGGCGGCCGCCTGGTGGACCTGGTCTACAAGAACCCGACCGTGCTTGAGTCGGCAGCCAAGGAAGTGGGCTTGCCGGTGCAGACCCTGGGCCCGTTCACCCGCGCCACCGCCAGCGGCATCGCCGCCAACCCGGCGGTGCTGCGCGCGGCCTTCTCCGACGCGCTGAAGGAGGACGGCACGGTCAGCGACCCGATCGAACTGGGGCCGAACCACAACGTGATGATCCGCGTGACCGCGCATACGCCCGAGCAGGCCATCCCGCTGGCGCAGGCGCGCGAGAAGGTGATCGCCGCGGTGCGCGCGCACCGTACCGAGGAAGCGGCGAAGAAGGCGGCCGATGCGCTGCTGGCCAAGCTGCAGGCGGGGCAGACGCTGCAGGCGCTGGCCGAGGGCGAGAAGCTGCAGTTGCTGCCGATGCCGGGCCTGCCGCGCTCGGCGCCGATGCCGACGGCTGCCGCCAACCGGGCGGTGTTCAGCGTGGTGCCGCCGTCCGAGGGCAAGCCCAGCTACGGCAAGGTGGAGCTGGACGACGGGCGTTATGCGGTCTTCGCGGTGACCAAGGTCACCCCGGGCGACCTCAAGGAAGTGCCGGAGCCGCAGCTGGCGATGCTGAAGCAGCAGCTGAGCCAGATCGACGGCGCGGCGGCGGCCAAGGCGTTCGTCGATGGCCTGCGCAAGCGCTTCAAGGTCCAGGTGCAGGAATCCCAGCTCTGA